GATATCCTGACCCGGTGGACCGAGTGACCGGTCAGGCGAACAGCCGGCGAGACGAGCTCTTGGAGCTCGCCGCCACGATGTTCGCCGAGCGGGGTCTGCGCGCCACGACCGTGCGCGATATCGCCGACGGCGCCGGCATCTTGTCCGGCAGCCTGTATCACCACTTCTCCTCTAAAGAGGAGATGGTCGACGAGCTGTTGCGCGAGTTCCTGGACTGGCTGTTCGCCCGCTACCAAGAGATCGTCGACAGCGAAACCAATCCGCTGGAGCGGCTCAAGGGCCTGTTCATGGCCTCGTTCGAAGCGATCGAGCATCGGCACGCGCAGGTCGTCATCTACCAGGACGAAGCCCAGCGGCTGCTGTCGCAGCCCCGCTTCTCCTACATCGAGGACATGAATCGGCAACAACGCAAGATGTGGGTCGAGTTGCTGAATCAGGGCGTCGACGAGGGCTACTTCCAGCCCGACCTCGACGTCGACCTTGTCTACCGATTTATCCGTGACACCACCTGGGTGTCGGTGCGCTGGTATCAACCCGGCGGACCGCTCACCGCAGAGCAGGTGGGCCAGCAATATCTCGCCATCGTGCTTGGCGGGATCACCAAAGAAGGAGTCTGAACATGGCTCGTGTCATCGACGATGCAGAGCGAAGCGATGAGGAGGAGCGACACCATGGCTGAGGCGTACGTCATCGACGCTGTGCGTACCGCGGTCGGCAAGCGCAACGGCGCACTGGCCGGGATCCATCCCGTCGATCTGGGTGCCCACGCGTGGCGCGGACTTCTCGACCGGGTGGATGTCGATCCCGCCGCCGTCGACGATGTGATCGCCGGTTGTGTTGACGCCATCGGCGGACAGGCCGGCAACATCGCGCGGCTGTCGTGGCTGGCCGCCGGCTATCCCGAAGAAGTCCCCGGTGTCACCGTGGACCGGCAGTGCGGCTCCAGCCAGCAGGCGGTTTCCTTTGGCGCACAGGCGATCATGGCGGGGACGGCCGATCTCATCGTGGCAGGCGGCATGCAGAACATGAGCTGGATCCCGATTTCGTCGGCGATGACGCTCGGCGAGCAGTTCGGCTTCACTTCGCCGACCAACGAGTCCAAGCAGTGGCTGCATCGCTACGGCGACCAAGAGATCTCTCAGTTCCGCGGCTCGGAGCTGATCGCGGAGAAGTGGAACATCTCGCGCGAAGAGATGGAGCGCTACGCGCTGACCAGTCATGAGCGTGCCTTCGCGGCGATTCGCGGCGGCCACTTCGACAACGAAATCATCACCGTGGAAACTGAATCCGGCCCGTTCCGGGTCGACGAGGGTCCGCGCGAATCGACGCTGGAGAAGATGGCCGGCCTCAAGACGCTGGTCGAGGGTGGCCGGCTGACCGCTGCGATGGCCAGCCAGATCTCCGACGGTGCCAGCGCGGTGCTGCTGGCCTCCGAGCAGGCGGTCAAGGATCACAAGCTGACCCCGCGCGCCCGCATTCACCACATCAGCGCCCGCGCCGCCGACCCGGTGTTCATGCTGACCGGGCCGATTCCGGCCACCCGCTATGCGCTGGAAAAGACCGGGCTGTCCATCAGCGACATCGACACGGTCGAGATCAACGAGGCGTTCGCGCCGGTGGTGATGGCGTGGCTCAAGGAAGTCAAGGCCGATCCGGAGAAGGTCAACCCCAACGGCGGCGCGATCGCCCTCGGGCACCCGTTGGGCGCCACCGGCGCCAAGCTGTTCACCACCATGCTCAACGAACTCGAACGCATCGGCGGCCGTTACGGTTTGCAGACGATGTGCGAGGGCGGCGGTACCGCCAACGTCACGATCATCGAGCGCCTGTAGCACTCGGCCTACCCCCGCCCCCCCGGGGGCCTCTTCTTCGCCGAGTGTGAACCACGCGACGCTTTATCGGCGCGTCGCGTCGCAGGATGCACACTCGGTGAATGGTGTCGGTGGGTGATGCCAGCATTCGGCCGTGGAAGAACACCCGTGGCCATTCCTGGCCTCGGAAGCGCTGGCCGCGAAAGCTTTGCCGGAGCGGGCCATGCGCGTGTTGTACGAACCCGTCTACCCCGGGGTCTACGCTCCGGCCGGCATCGAGCTGACGGCGATCCAGCGTGCTACCGCAGCGTGGTTGTAGTCGCGACGTAGCGCGGTCGTCGCGGGCAACTCGGCGGCCGCGTTGCTCGGCACGAAATGGGTGAGTGCGGCGCTCGACGTCGAACTGGTGCATGACAATCGGCGGCCTCCCAGCGGGATTACGGTGCACACCGATGTCTTGAAACCCCACGAAGTGTTCACCGTCGACGGTGTCCCGGTCACATCGCCGGTGCGGACCGCCTTCGATATCGGGCGACGGACTACCTCGCGGCTACACGCTGTTCAACGGCTCGATGCGCTGATGAATGCGACGGACGTGACACCGACTGACATTGAGGCCGTCATCGCCGGGCACCCCGGCACGCGTGGTCTGACCCGATTCCGCCGAGTAATGCCACTGCTTGACGCAGGCGCGGAATCCCCACAGGAGACGCGGACTCGGCTGGCGCTGATCGACGCCGGCTTGCCGAAGCCGCTAACACAGATCCGGGTATCCGACGGGTTCGGCGATTTCGTCGCCCGTTTAGATATGGGCTACGAGGAGCTTCGCGTCGGCATCGAATACGACGGTCCACAGCACTGGACGGACCGCCAACAGCGTGACCGAGACATCGACCGGTACAGCGCATTGCACGCTCTGGGTTGGACAGTCGTTAGAGCGAGCAGCGATTTACTTCGATACCGCCAGGGCACCTTCGTCGCCCGGGTCGTCGCAGCGATGCAAGCCGCCGGATGGCGCTCCACGGGCCCGACTGTGAACTCTACGACGCCCAGACGGCGTGTTGCGTCGTGAGATTCACACTCGGCGTCGTGCGCTAGGCGCCAGCGCGCTAACCCTCGATGAACCCGGATGCCGCTTGAAGGTGCTCGATGGCGTCGCGCACGATCGACTCGATCAGCTCGGCGCACGACGGTAGGTCTTCGAGAATGCCGGCGACCTGACCGGACGCCAGCACTCCGGCTTCGGTGTTGCCCTCAACGAGGCCGGCTTTCAGCAGCATTGGAGTGTTGGCCGCCATTACCACCTGCGCCAGGGTCATTTCCTTGCCGTGGCGCATCGCCATGCCGTCTTGGATCATCGACTTCCAGGTCATCCCGGACATCTGCTTGAACTTCGCGGCATTGCGCACCGCAGCGGTCAAACCCCTTATCGGCGTTCCGCTTTCCAGCTTCTCGACCAGCCCGGTACGCAACACCCGGTGCGGCATGCCGTCGACGCGCGTGGTGACCACGGTGCCGTCCAGCGCCGACTCCAGGTAGCGGCGCTTCACCGCGTCGGGCACGGTCGAATCCGACGTGAGCAGGAACCGGGTGCCCATCGCCACCCCGGCGGCACCGTAGGACAACGCGGCAGCCAGCCCGCGTCCGTCGAAGAAGCCGCCCGCCGCGATGACCGGGATGCCGGTGCCCTTCACGGCGTCCAGCACCGACGGCAGCAGCAGCGTGGTCGCGACGGGTCCGGTGTGCCCGCCGCCCTCACCGCCCTGGACGATCATCGCGTCGGCACCCCAGCTCGCGACCTTGCGCGCATGCTTGGCCGCGCCGATCGACGGGATCACCACCGCCCCGGCCTCTTTCAGGCGGGCGATCAGTTCCTGCTTGGGCGCCAGCGCGAACGACGCCACCTTCACGCCCTCGCGGATCATCAGCTCAACCCGGTCGGCGGCGTCCGCCGCGTCGGCGCGCATGTTCACACCGAACGGCTTGTCGGTGGCGGCCTTGACCTTGCCGATGGCGGTCGCCAACTCGTCCAGCGTCATCGTGGCCGACGCCAAGATGCCGAGCCCGCCGGCATTGGCAGTGGCCGCCACCAACCGGGCACCGGCCACCCAGCCCATCCCGGTTTGCACCACCGGATGCTCGACGCCGACCAGCTCGGTCAGCGGCGTGCGCAGTTTCATAGCCACCGCCGACGGTGCAGTGGGGGCACCCCCAGCCGCGAAGCGGCGAGGGGGACGAAGCGATGAGGTGGGGGTACCGCCCGCTTGCGGGGGAGAGGCGGAATGATCATGAACGTATCTCTCGGTCGCGCAATGCTTTCGGGTCGATCGTCTCGCGGATCAGGCGCAGTTCCTGGTCGGTCGGCAGCCGGGTTTCCGCAGCGCCGTCCAGGCCATCGATCTCGAACGACGTGTTCTCCCGGACCTCGTCGGCCGAAACACCCGGATGCAGCGACACCGCCCGCATGGTGCGGTCCGGTCCGCCGAAGTCGAATACGCCGAGGTTCGACACCACCCGATAGGTGTTGGTGAACCGGAATGCCGGATTGTCGGCGGCCACTTTGTCCCAGCCGATTCCGCAGACGATGTCTACCTTCTCGCAGAACACTCGCTCGGAGTGGTTGCCGACCCAGTAACTGGTCGCGTGGTTGATGGCATTGCCCGGCGCGCCGCGGACGCCGAACATCTGGCGCTTGGGCTGCTGCAGGGGTCCGAACGCCGAGATGTTCTGATTGCCAAAGCGGTCAACCTGATTCGCGCCCATCACCACGTGGCGCCTGCCCCAGGCCAGGGTCTCGAAGACCCGGCCGAACGGCATCCAGCCCTCGACGTCACCCGAGGCGCCCAGTGCGGGCGTGTCGGCTAGCAGCTGCGCCTCGCCGTCGGTCAGCAGGATGTCGGGGGAGAACGTCAGCCGGGCCAACCGCGCGCCGACCGAGGCCATGTTCGTCATCGGACTGACCATGATCTCGCCGGCATCCCTGAACAGATCGGCGCAGGCGACCGCACACACTTCGGCTCGAGTGCTCACGGTGTTTGTCACGAAGATGCCTCCTCTGCGAAAGCGCGCACGGCTGATTGATATTCGGCCTCGCCGCCGGAGAGGTAGGTCGCCACGAACTGCTGCCAGCCCTCTTCGGTCGAGGCGGCCTCGGCATAGTGTCGCTGGAATTTCTCGTCGCGGCCGTAATCCGGTGCTGCGGTGGTGAAGTGCGCACCGTTGGGTGCTTCGACGACGCCGTCGACCATCATCCGATTGACCAGCAGCGCCTGCGGCGGCACCGCCTTGATCAGCTCCTGGGTGGATACCACTCGTTCCACCGACAGGTAGCGCTTGTCGGCGGCCATCAAAAACAGGTCGTCGAAGTAGGGGTCGATGCCGGTGTATGCCGCATTGCCTTTGCTGTCACCGAGATTGAGGTGCACGAACGCCGCGTCCAAGCGCAACGCCGGCATCGCGAGCAGCGTCTCGTGGCCACCACCCGGTGCGGGATACGGGCTGGTCACCGTCTGCAGCTCGCCTTCCCAGAAGTCGAGCACCGAGCTGCCCAGTCCCGCGCGAATCGGCAGGAACGGCAACCGTTGTGCCGCGGCCTGTAGCCCGCAGCGAAGCATGCCTTCGTCCATCTCCCGGGCCTCGATTGCCCCGGCGCTGCGCGCTTTGGCGAACCACGGGTCGTAGAACGGCGGTGAGTCCAGCGAGACGAATCCGTAGTAGACCCGCTTGACCTTGCCTGCGGCGCAGAGCAATCCAAGGTCGGGTCCGCCGTAGGTGACCACGGTCAGATCCTTGACGTCGGTGCGCAGCATGGCGCGTACGAACGCCATCGGCTTGCGCCGTGACCCCCAGCCGCCGATGCCGATGGTCATGCCGCTGCGCAGCCCGGCAACAGCTTCGTCGAGAGTGGTTCGCTTGTCGCTCAAGACTTCTCACCCTTCGCCGTACCGGCGAACGCGTCGCGGTGCTCGTCGGAGACCCCGGCGAGGTTGAGCTCGAACGTAAAGCCTTGTTCCATACGGTAACTCGAGTTGACCCGCTGCACGTCGATCAAGTTGAGCGCCTCCTTGGCCGCGCGGATCACGCGGGTATCTTTGGCGGCGATGTCGCGGGCGACTCGCAGAGCGGCCTCGTCGAGCTCGTCGCGGGAGACCACCTCGTGCACCGAACCGAAGTGGTGCAGGGTCGCGGCGTCCACGGTGGCGGCGGTGAAGAACAACCGCCGCATCATGTGCTGCGGGACCAGTCGCGACAAGTGTGTGGCCGCGCCCAGCGCGCCGCGTTCCACCTCAGGCAACCCGAAGGTGGCGTCGTCGGAGGCCACGATGACGTCGGCGTTGCCGACCAGGCCGATGCCGCCGCCGACGCAGAACCCGTTCACCGCGGCGATCACCGGAACGGCGCATTCGTAGACCGCACGGAAGGCGTGGAAGCAGCCGCGGTTGGCGTCGATCAGCGCGGTGAATCCCTCGGTGCGCTGCATCTCTTTGATGTCGACGCCGGCGTTGAATCCGCGGCCCTCGGCGCGCAGGATCACCGCGTGGGTCTCGGGGTTCGCGCCGGCGGCAGTGATCGCGTCGCCGAGTTCGAACCAGCCGCGCGACGGGATGGCGTTGACGGGCGGGTAGTTGACGGTGACCGCGACTATGCCCGGCTCTGTGCTGGTGGATGTAATGGTCAATTGGCACTTCCTCGTGAAGTTGAGGCCGACTACCTAAGCAAGCACTTGCTTGGTACGCTAGCACAGTGACTCGCGCCGAAGCAGGCCCCCTTTCTGCGGGAGCCATCAATTTAGGATTGGCCGGGCGGGTGGTTTTGGTGACGGGCGGCGTCCGCGGGGTGGGTGCCGGAATCAGTGCGGTATTCGCCGAGCAGGGCGCGACCGTGGTCACCTGCGCGCGCCGCGCCGTCGAGGGGCTGCCGTACGAGTTTCACGCCTGCGATGTCCGCGACGAGGACCAGGTCAAGTCGCTGATCGACGCCATCGTCGACCACCACGGCCGACTCGACGTCGTGGTCAACAACGCCGGCGGATCGCCCTACGTGCCGACCGCGGAGTCCAGCCCGAAGTTCAACCGCAAGATCATCGAGCTCAATCTGATTGGTGCGCTGCTGGTTTCGCAGTTCGCCAATGAGAAGATGCAGGCTCAGCCGGGCGGGGGGTCGATCGTCAACATCTGCAGCCTGAGCGGCCGGCGGCCATCCCCGGGCACCGGCGCGTACGGTGCGGCGAAGGCCGGCCTGGAAAGCCTCACCCAGACGCTGGCGGTGGAATGGGGACCCAAGGTCCGGGTGAACGCCTGCGTGGTCGGCATGGTCGAGACCGAACAGGCCGACTTGTTCTACGGTGACGCCGAGTCGATCGCCGCGATTTCCAAGAACGTGCCACTGGGCCGGCTGGCCAAGCCCGAGGATGTCGGTTGGGCCGCAGCGTTTTTGGCGTCCGACGCGGCGTCTTACATCAGCGGTGCTTCACTCGAGGTGCACGGGGGCGGCGAGCCGCCGCACTATCTGGCCACCACGAACGCCAGCGCGATCAAGTAGAGGATCCGAGGAGAATGGGCAGCTAATGGGAATAGTCGACGGCCGTGTCGTCATCGTCACCGGAGCGGGCGGCGGGATCGGTCGCGCGCACGCACTGGCCTTCGCGGCCGAAGGTGCGCGCGTAGTCGTCAACGACATTGGTGTGGGTCTCGACGGATCACCGGCAAGCGGCGGCAGTGCCGCGCAGAGCGTGGTGGACGAGATCACTGCTGCCGGTGGCGAAGCCGTCGCCAACGGATCCAACATCGCGGACTGGGAGCAAGCCGCCGCGCTGGTTCAGACCGCGGTCGACACATTCGGCGGACTCGACGTCCTGGTGAACAACGCCGGCATTGTTCGCGATCGGATGATGGCCAACACCAGCGAGGAAGAGTTCGACGCCGTCATCGCCGTACACCTCAAGGGTCACTTC
The Mycobacterium sp. 050128 genome window above contains:
- the ipdC gene encoding (3aS,4S,5R,7aS)-5-hydroxy-7a-methyl-1-oxo-octahydro-1H-indene-4-carboxyl-CoA dehydrogenase, which encodes MKLRTPLTELVGVEHPVVQTGMGWVAGARLVAATANAGGLGILASATMTLDELATAIGKVKAATDKPFGVNMRADAADAADRVELMIREGVKVASFALAPKQELIARLKEAGAVVIPSIGAAKHARKVASWGADAMIVQGGEGGGHTGPVATTLLLPSVLDAVKGTGIPVIAAGGFFDGRGLAAALSYGAAGVAMGTRFLLTSDSTVPDAVKRRYLESALDGTVVTTRVDGMPHRVLRTGLVEKLESGTPIRGLTAAVRNAAKFKQMSGMTWKSMIQDGMAMRHGKEMTLAQVVMAANTPMLLKAGLVEGNTEAGVLASGQVAGILEDLPSCAELIESIVRDAIEHLQAASGFIEG
- the kstR2 gene encoding TetR family transcriptional regulator KstR2; the encoded protein is MDRVTGQANSRRDELLELAATMFAERGLRATTVRDIADGAGILSGSLYHHFSSKEEMVDELLREFLDWLFARYQEIVDSETNPLERLKGLFMASFEAIEHRHAQVVIYQDEAQRLLSQPRFSYIEDMNRQQRKMWVELLNQGVDEGYFQPDLDVDLVYRFIRDTTWVSVRWYQPGGPLTAEQVGQQYLAIVLGGITKEGV
- a CDS encoding SDR family oxidoreductase — encoded protein: MTRAEAGPLSAGAINLGLAGRVVLVTGGVRGVGAGISAVFAEQGATVVTCARRAVEGLPYEFHACDVRDEDQVKSLIDAIVDHHGRLDVVVNNAGGSPYVPTAESSPKFNRKIIELNLIGALLVSQFANEKMQAQPGGGSIVNICSLSGRRPSPGTGAYGAAKAGLESLTQTLAVEWGPKVRVNACVVGMVETEQADLFYGDAESIAAISKNVPLGRLAKPEDVGWAAAFLASDAASYISGASLEVHGGGEPPHYLATTNASAIK
- the ipdB gene encoding cholesterol ring-cleaving hydrolase subunit IpdB — encoded protein: MSTRAEVCAVACADLFRDAGEIMVSPMTNMASVGARLARLTFSPDILLTDGEAQLLADTPALGASGDVEGWMPFGRVFETLAWGRRHVVMGANQVDRFGNQNISAFGPLQQPKRQMFGVRGAPGNAINHATSYWVGNHSERVFCEKVDIVCGIGWDKVAADNPAFRFTNTYRVVSNLGVFDFGGPDRTMRAVSLHPGVSADEVRENTSFEIDGLDGAAETRLPTDQELRLIRETIDPKALRDREIRS
- the echA20 gene encoding (7aS)-7a-methyl-1,5-dioxo-2,3,5,6,7,7a-hexahydro-1H-indene-carboxyl-CoA hydrolase, encoding MTITSTSTEPGIVAVTVNYPPVNAIPSRGWFELGDAITAAGANPETHAVILRAEGRGFNAGVDIKEMQRTEGFTALIDANRGCFHAFRAVYECAVPVIAAVNGFCVGGGIGLVGNADVIVASDDATFGLPEVERGALGAATHLSRLVPQHMMRRLFFTAATVDAATLHHFGSVHEVVSRDELDEAALRVARDIAAKDTRVIRAAKEALNLIDVQRVNSSYRMEQGFTFELNLAGVSDEHRDAFAGTAKGEKS
- the fadA6 gene encoding steroid 3-ketoacyl-CoA thiolase FadA6; protein product: MAEAYVIDAVRTAVGKRNGALAGIHPVDLGAHAWRGLLDRVDVDPAAVDDVIAGCVDAIGGQAGNIARLSWLAAGYPEEVPGVTVDRQCGSSQQAVSFGAQAIMAGTADLIVAGGMQNMSWIPISSAMTLGEQFGFTSPTNESKQWLHRYGDQEISQFRGSELIAEKWNISREEMERYALTSHERAFAAIRGGHFDNEIITVETESGPFRVDEGPRESTLEKMAGLKTLVEGGRLTAAMASQISDGASAVLLASEQAVKDHKLTPRARIHHISARAADPVFMLTGPIPATRYALEKTGLSISDIDTVEINEAFAPVVMAWLKEVKADPEKVNPNGGAIALGHPLGATGAKLFTTMLNELERIGGRYGLQTMCEGGGTANVTIIERL
- the ipdA gene encoding cholesterol ring-cleaving hydrolase subunit IpdA, with amino-acid sequence MSDKRTTLDEAVAGLRSGMTIGIGGWGSRRKPMAFVRAMLRTDVKDLTVVTYGGPDLGLLCAAGKVKRVYYGFVSLDSPPFYDPWFAKARSAGAIEAREMDEGMLRCGLQAAAQRLPFLPIRAGLGSSVLDFWEGELQTVTSPYPAPGGGHETLLAMPALRLDAAFVHLNLGDSKGNAAYTGIDPYFDDLFLMAADKRYLSVERVVSTQELIKAVPPQALLVNRMMVDGVVEAPNGAHFTTAAPDYGRDEKFQRHYAEAASTEEGWQQFVATYLSGGEAEYQSAVRAFAEEASS